A part of Rhodohalobacter barkolensis genomic DNA contains:
- a CDS encoding SRPBCC family protein, whose amino-acid sequence MEINYNAPVTYSAEKWIPVPLDIAWDVQTNIAEWSKWNTEISRVQLNGPVAPGTSFRWIAGGAPIISEIQEVIPKQRITWTGRMLGIRAIHSWTFEKKDDGVLVKTEESFEGFMVKMMPYLFRKMLRKSLQRSLDALYNECIRVNILRISLLF is encoded by the coding sequence ATGGAAATCAATTACAATGCACCGGTAACGTATTCCGCCGAAAAGTGGATTCCTGTCCCTCTGGATATTGCCTGGGACGTGCAGACCAATATTGCTGAATGGAGCAAATGGAATACCGAAATCTCCCGGGTCCAATTAAACGGTCCGGTAGCGCCGGGAACGAGCTTCCGTTGGATAGCGGGTGGGGCACCGATTATTTCTGAGATTCAGGAAGTAATTCCCAAACAACGAATTACATGGACCGGCAGAATGCTAGGCATTCGAGCTATCCATAGCTGGACATTTGAGAAAAAAGATGATGGTGTCTTGGTTAAAACGGAAGAATCTTTTGAAGGATTCATGGTGAAAATGATGCCTTATTTATTTCGTAAAATGCTTAGAAAATCTTTACAAAGAAGCCTGGATGCGTTATACAATGAATGCATTCGAGTGAATATTTTACGAATATCCTTACTTTTTTAG
- a CDS encoding serine hydrolase domain-containing protein, translating to MKTVENKLLIILALLIIPFSVESQDLNSLNRDALNELKEEVIATNSDAFLLMKDDSLLVEWYSDGPQKIELMSGLKSVVALGVGRLLYQQKIDSLDQPVHSYFPEWKQGRKKDITIRHLLNHTSGLQNVSNAGVEIYPSPNALQLALTAELTSDPGAEFSYNNKAVNLLAGIFQKATGKRMDHYFRDEFFRPLHITDYKWYLDKSETPHAMAGLELSARDFAKFGQLVLHKGIWNDNQLVSEDYINEMLEQGQTYYPLSGLLWWRMPEYVHYNLTKERIEDFIKAGIDSSILNKLEPLQESSINGIDSYRQTMQKVFGSDWREIRDKNFRQNGFENIFKKEYGPIAGYYAEGYLGQYLVVIPGANLVAVRQIQRKESYNSETDNFQHFRYRVLNLVFDNASQ from the coding sequence ATGAAAACTGTAGAAAATAAACTACTAATCATCCTGGCATTGCTGATTATTCCTTTTTCAGTTGAATCTCAAGATCTAAATAGCCTAAACCGTGACGCCTTAAATGAACTAAAAGAGGAGGTTATTGCAACGAATAGTGATGCTTTCCTTCTTATGAAAGATGACAGTCTATTAGTAGAATGGTATTCCGACGGTCCACAAAAAATCGAGTTAATGTCCGGCCTAAAATCGGTTGTTGCATTGGGAGTAGGCCGGCTGTTGTACCAGCAAAAAATAGATTCCTTAGATCAACCTGTGCACTCCTATTTTCCCGAGTGGAAACAGGGCAGGAAAAAAGATATAACAATAAGGCATCTTTTAAACCATACTTCCGGGTTGCAGAATGTTTCTAATGCCGGTGTTGAGATATACCCCTCACCCAATGCTTTGCAACTTGCCCTGACCGCAGAATTAACGTCCGATCCCGGAGCCGAGTTCAGCTATAACAACAAAGCGGTAAATCTTCTTGCCGGTATTTTTCAGAAAGCGACCGGCAAACGTATGGATCATTATTTCAGGGATGAATTTTTCAGGCCCCTGCATATAACAGATTATAAATGGTATTTGGACAAGTCAGAAACTCCTCACGCCATGGCGGGATTGGAGCTTTCAGCCAGAGATTTTGCCAAGTTTGGCCAATTGGTGTTACACAAAGGCATCTGGAATGATAATCAGTTGGTAAGCGAAGACTATATCAACGAAATGCTTGAACAAGGACAAACCTATTATCCACTCTCAGGCTTGTTATGGTGGAGGATGCCAGAATATGTTCACTACAATCTCACCAAGGAAAGAATTGAGGACTTTATAAAAGCAGGCATTGACTCTTCAATCCTAAACAAGCTTGAGCCTTTACAGGAATCAAGCATCAATGGGATTGATTCGTATAGGCAAACAATGCAAAAAGTGTTCGGAAGTGATTGGCGCGAAATCAGAGATAAGAATTTCCGTCAAAATGGATTTGAAAATATTTTCAAGAAAGAATATGGACCAATTGCAGGGTATTATGCCGAAGGTTACTTGGGACAATATCTGGTTGTGATTCCCGGGGCAAATCTTGTTGCCGTTCGGCAAATACAGAGGAAAGAGTCGTACAATTCAGAAACGGATAATTTTCAACATTTCAGGTATAGGGTTCTGAACCTGGTATTCGATAACGCCAGTCAATGA